One window of the Prionailurus bengalensis isolate Pbe53 chromosome E1, Fcat_Pben_1.1_paternal_pri, whole genome shotgun sequence genome contains the following:
- the ANKRD40CL gene encoding LOW QUALITY PROTEIN: putative ANKRD40 C-terminal-like protein (The sequence of the model RefSeq protein was modified relative to this genomic sequence to represent the inferred CDS: deleted 2 bases in 1 codon; substituted 1 base at 1 genomic stop codon): MKKLAELVLKVRIQRPKENDFTEVELNRELSSQNLLKVSCCEXGVKPEQVKIRPPNTLLRKDKDILRLQDFQEIKLVSMKNGSSELVAHAPSLTEKPCLNSHAANLTY, translated from the exons ATGAAGAAGCTGGCAG AGCTGGTGCTTAAAGTCAGAATTCAGAGGCCCAAAGAAAATGACTTCACTGAAGTTGAACTGAACAGAGAGCTGAGTTCTCAAAATCTACTAAAAGTGAGTTGCTGTGAATGAGGGGTTAAGCCAGAGCAAGTGAAGATCAGGCCACCAAACACGCTGCTCAGAAAG GACAAAGACATTTTAAGACTACAGGACTTCCAGGAAATAAAACTCGTTTCAATGAAAAATGGAAGCTCTGAATTGGTAGCACACGCACCATCCCTGACAGAGAAGCCCTGCTTA AACAGCCACGCTGCAAACCTGACCTATTAG